In a single window of the Coregonus clupeaformis isolate EN_2021a chromosome 10, ASM2061545v1, whole genome shotgun sequence genome:
- the LOC121575481 gene encoding uncharacterized protein LOC121575481 yields MKAMFFGWSLLSIQLLVLALELEMIDYESQHVTCSKGLSNCTVKAGPGILIQGCPVDEKGLAVQPVLCCRQGTACRPCLHIRLDIQPRNHQTASYVSVCYIVPELIMPLCKKLEFTVIPAALDEQASSKQAWLSLLIESEAVSFSSQVTVYVCIFRSTVVLPSVDEVCSSASQGVVEECEVPSFSTLIDQERREVMLQVAKEEDSPHPLEMCLQHEDNGVCRAWKEKPVPLHSVTPCMCFQLWWDKGDERSRRSMSCPFRNNTEMFQRNVWENVSVSVVQRQMNSGGAMLSWNLTAPCRLEAEVWPCQRDAGVDKDRCTELGDIRQRLSNDIWRENDRGHWLMPGVFEDVKPGLDLCVMVKVKGKNSELGPFCPIDSSRWHWRWSLLILVSLMLAGLAVICLYFLHCKLKRWAWEWHQKEWDQLPIRGHVVLLSPPDVDGSVSELVCELGSSLRARGLSVSVDLWNRAEMCSLGPLPWLHSQLQPLNSQGGRALLVLTQAAWKKAEDWGRQWDQQGQQGRDIAQGVEEEKGDEEVEGEDKRLLQGLSSPYADVFSAALSCIKVDHQQGCAGKRFLLVHFESHSAKPLSSERGLPELFQGLPLFHLPSQSQGLLVELAIGSKGPGAGIGGQRG; encoded by the exons ATGAAAGCAATGTTTTTTGGGTGGTCGCTGCTCTCCATACAGCTTTTGGTTTTGGCTTTGGAGTTGGAGATGATTGACTATGAGAGTCAACACGTCACCTGCTCAAAG GGTCTCTCTAACTGCACAGTGAAGGCAGGTCCTGGGATTCTGATCCAAGGGTGTCCTGTGGATGAAAAAGGTCTGGCGGTGCAGCCTGTGCTGTGCTGCAGACAGGGCACAGCATGCAGACCTTGCCTACACATTCGCCTTGACATCCAGCCCAGAAACCACCAGACAG CAtcgtatgtgagtgtgtgttacaTTGTGCCAGAGCTAATAATGCCTCTGTGCAAAAAGCTCGAGTTCACAGTGATCCCTGCTGCTCTGGATGAGCAAGCTTCATCCAAG CAGGCATGGCTGTCACTGCTGATTGAGTCTGAAGCAGTGTCCTTCAGCAGTCAGGTGACTGTGTATGTTTGCATCTTTCGCTCTACTGTGGTGCTTCCGTCAGTGGATGAAG TGTGTTCATCCGCCTcacagggagttgtagaggaaTGTGAAG TCCCCAGTTTCAGCACTCTGATTGATCAGGAGAGACGTGAGGTGATGCTGCAAGTCGCCAAGGAAGAGGACAGCCCCCACCCACTAGAAATGTGCCTACAACATGAAGATAATGGAGTCTGCAGG GCCTGGAAAgagaagccagttccactgcactCTGTCACCCCCTGCATGTGCTTCCAG ttgtGGTGGGATAAAGGAGATGAGAGATCTCGTCGATCTATGAGCTGTCCTTTTAGGAACAACACCG AGATGTTCCAGAGGAACGTATGGGAGAATGTGTCAGTATCTGTGGTGCAGCGCCAGATGAACAGTGGCGGTGCAATGCTGTCCTGGAACCTAACTGCCCCCTGTAGGCTGGAGGCTGAAGTGTGGCCCTGCCAGAGAGATGCAGGCGTGGACAAGGACAGATGCACAGAGCTGGGGGATATTAGGCAGCGTCTGTCAAATGACATATGGAGGGAAAATGACAGGGGACACTGG CTGATGCCAGGTGTGTTTGAGGATGTCAAACCTGGTCTTGATCTCTGTGTGATG GTGAAGGTAAAAGGGAAGAACAGTGAGCTTGGCCCCTTCTGTCCCATTGACT CCAGTAGGTGGCACTGGCGCTGGAGTCTGCTTATCCTGGTCTCCCTGATGCTGGCAGGCCTAGCAGTAATATGTCTCTATTTCCTGCATTGCAAACTGAAAC GGTGGGCATGGGAATGGCACCAGAAGGAGTGGGATCAAC TACCTATAAGGGGTCATGTGGTGCTGCTGAGCCCGCCGGATGTGGATGGCTctgtgtcagagctggtgtgtgAGCTTGGCTCCTCTCTGCGTGCCAGGGGCCTCAGTGTGTCTGTGGACCTGTGGAATCGGGCTGAGATGTGCTCTCTGGGGCCCCTGCCCTGGCTGCACTCCCAGCTGCAGCCCTTGAACAGCCAGGGGGGCCGGGCCTTACTGGTACTGACGCAGGCAGCCTGGAAGAAGGCAGAGGACTGGGGCCGACAGTGGGACCAGCAGGGCCAGCAGGGAAGGGACATAGcccagggagtggaggaggagaagggggacgaggaagtagagggggaggataagAGGCTTCTCCAGGGCTTGTCCTCCCCATACGCGGACGTGTTCAGTGCCGCTCTGAGCTGCATCAAGGTGGACCACCAACAAGGCTGCGCTGGAAAGCGTTTCCTCCTGGTCCATTTTGAGTCCCATTCTGCCAAGCCCCTCAGCAGTGAAAGGGGTCTCCCAGAGCTGTTCCAAGGGCTGCCCTTGTTTCACCTGCCCTCCCAGAGCCAGGGGCTCCTCGTTGAGCTGGCCATAGGGTCTAAAGGGCCTGGAGCTGGTATAGGTGGACAGAGGGGCTGA